TGCCGCACAACGAAACGGAATCAAAACTGTTCTTATTCCCAAAGACAACGAGAAGGATTTGACGGAGATTCAGGAAAAAGTAAAACACGGATTGAACATCATCGGTATCGAAAAAGTCGCCGATGCGATTCCGTATCTGTTTGGCTCGAAGAAATAGATGAGTCAACCGCACGAATATTGGATGCAACAAGCGTTGCGCGAAGCGGAGAATGCGCTCTCACGCAACGAAGTTCCTGTAGGCGCTGTGGTGGTTCACGAAGGAATCATCATCGGCAAAGGTTCGAATCAAACGGAAATGTTGCAAGACCCGACTGCGCATGCCGAGATTATCGCCATTACTGCGGCGGCAAGTTACTTAGAAAATAAGTGGTTGGAGAATTGCACACTCTACGTTACGCTTGAACCTTGCACGATGTGTGCCGGCGCGATTGTCCTTGCGAGAATTCCTTTCCTCATCTTCGGCGCATACGACCCGAAAGCCGGGGCGTGCTCATCTCTCTATACAATTACCAACGACCCGCGTTTAAATCATCGCGTACCGACGAAGGGCGGCGTGCTCGAAGAAAAGTGTTCGGGGATTCTAAGGGAATTTTTTCTAAAGAAAAGAACAGTGTAAAGGTGGACTCCACCTGCAGGTGGAGCCCACCTCTCAATATCTATTCCGCCGCCTGAAGTCTTTCCGCTCTGTCTGCAATCGTCAACTGTTCTATGACTTCGTCTAATTTCCCGTCAATTATTTCAGAGAGATTGTAGAGCGTCAAACCAATTCGATGGTCGGTCATCCGGTTTTGCGGGAAGTTGTACGTCCGGATTTTATCGCTCCGGTCTCCGCTTTTGACCATTGAACGGCGTTGTGCTGAAATCTCCGCTGTCTGTTCATTCAACTTTTTCTCGTACAACTTTGAGCGAAGCATCTTCATTGCAAGTTCACGGTTTTTTAATTGCGAGCGTTCCTGCTGACACGCTACAACAATGCCGCTTGTTTTATGTGTGATGCGAACAGCCGTTTCAACTTTGTTTACGTTCTGTCCCCCCTTTCCCCCCGCCCGATATGTATCGAATTGTAAATCGGCAGGATTAATATCCACTTCCACATCTTCAACTTCCGGCAAAACTGCAACTGTTGCGGCAGAAGTGTGAACTCTTCCCTGTGCTTCCGTTTCCGGTACACGCTGAACACGATGCACGCCGCTTTCAAATTTTAATGTTCCGAACGCATGCTTCCCGCGAATCGCAAACACCACTTCTTTGAACCCGCCAAGTCCTGTATCGTTCCAATCAAGTAGTTCCGCTTTCCATCCGGAACGCTCGGCAAAGCGAGTGTACATGCGGTACAAATCGGCGGCGAATAACGCGGCTTCCTCTCCGCCGGTTCCGCCCCGAATTTCCATGATGCAATCCTTGTCATCGTTCGGGTCTTTAGGAATGAGAAGCGCTTTCAATTCCTCTTCCATTGCGAAGAGTTTTGCTTCCGCTTCTTTCATTTCCGATTGAGCAAGGTCCCGCATCTCCACATCGTCGGATGAATCAACAATCTCACGCAAACCGGCAACATCCCCTCTCATTTTTTTGAATCGTTCATACGATTGCACAATGGGAGTGAGTTCGCTATGCTCTTTGCTCAGTTCGCGATAGCGGTCTTGATTATTTATGACCGACGGTTCGGAAAGTAATTGAGTAACTTCAGCGTAGCGTGCGGCTACTTGTTCTAATCTGTCAAACATTATGAGTTCGCCGCCACAAGTTCGTTTGCATGTTGAACATATGTTACTTGCTGACCGACATCCATTCCCAGCGCACACTTGATTGCCACCGCCGCAACTTCCAATTGACTCGCATCCGGTTCGTTGGTCGTGATACGTTGCATCCACAATCCCGGTGCAACAAGAAATTTTCCAAATGTTGTTTCACTTCGCTTTGCAGACCATCGAATAAATTCATACGAAACTCCACCGACTAAAGGAATGAGCGGAAGATGAGTCAAGATACGGACAAGAAGCGTCATCTTTCCAAGCCACATAATGAGCAATGTATCCAACACAGCGAACAGTAAAATGGCAACTAACATAACAATCAGAACGAAACTTGTTCCACACCGTGGATGAAACCGTGTGTATCGAACTGCGCTCTCTGATGTGAGCGGCGCTTTTTGTTCAAACGTAAAAACAAGTTTGTGTTCCGCTCCATGATATTGAAACAACCGCTTGACATCTTTCATCAACGCAATTGCCGACATGTATGCGATTAAAATTGTAATGCGGATTGCGCCCGCAGTAATGTTAAACCAAAACGCTTCCTGCTCGACATCAAATAATTTCGTTGTGATGAACAACGGACCGACGAAGAAAATCCCGATGCCGACTGCAAGTGAGAACAGCACCGTCAATGCAAGTTTCAGTTTTGATGCCGGTTCTTTCTTTTTTGCTTTCCCGTTTTTCTTTGATTGTTCTTCGGCGTCAGCATCCTGCATTGCAACTTCAGCCGAGAAGTTGAGTGTTTCAATTCCGACAAATAACATTTCGATAAGTCCTACAGCGCCGCGTAGGATTGGGAGTTTGAAAACCGGATACCGTTCACCGAGTGATTTATGCTCTTGAGATTTCACCACAATATCTCCGTTTGACCTGCGGACTGCGGTAGCGATTCGACCCGGCGCTCGCATCATCACTCCTTCAATAACTGCTTGCCCGCCCACGACAAGCGGGTTGTTCGGGTCATAATTGTACAAAGAACGGTCTGCTTCTGTTTTGATTTCTTCTTGATTTTGCATTGGTTTGGAATGATTTCCTTAATTTCGAGGAACAATATACTTAAAAATTCCGAATTGCTTCTTTCAGCATAGTATTGGCTGTTCAGGGAGATTGAGAACCATAAAAGTGTTCAGCGCGCCATAATAATTCTTCCTTATAATTGACAGTTTCTTAATATTTTTCTATTTTCATGCGGTACGTAAATAATGTATCATTGAGAACACGGGAGACAGGGTAGCAACTATCAGAGCTACTGAGCGCATCATGAATTGAATTGATGTAGTACGTTCTTTTCTTCAAACAGAAATAAATCATTCATTTAATCATCTGTACCGAGATAATTAGTTCTGATTTCATCAAATCTTAACATTGTGTTTGTATCATTCATCAGAAGAATGATAGGCATTCTGATATTTTTTATCTGCTCTGAAGAAGTGTGTCTTTCACAACGTTATGAGTTTGATGACCCGACCAGATGGATTCACTTCACAACCGAATCGGGATTGCCTTCGAATGATGTGGCTCAGATTTTTGAAGGTTCGAATGGAACGATGTGGAGTTCGACTCCTCATGGGATATCATGGTTCGACGGGTTTGAATGGCGCCCTATTCTGAGCGATAGTCCGGATAATCAATTACCTCCGGGGGGAATTCTCGGTGAAATAAAAGATAGCCTACTCGTTCACGGGTCAGATGGTTCCCTTTACATCGGCAATCGAGTATTCAGAAAACTACCTGTTGAGAATGTAGATGATGTTGCACTTCTCCATGACAGTCTAATTATTGTTCGTAAACAAGAACAACTATGGCAATTCAAAAACAATCACTTGAGTCTTTATCATCATCCGGATAAATCATTTCCGTCAAGAGTATTTCTTCTCATCCCTGTTAGAAAAGGGACTGCTTTTCTTGATGCAACATCGGGATTATGCCGATTCACGAAACATTCCATAACATTCATGTTCAACAATTCACGTGATCGTGTAGGGTTGAATTTCATACAAGAAAACAAGAGTGGGAACGGCATCATTTCTATAAAACAGCCGTCAATTTCCAGAGGTGTCTGGTCGTGGGATTCGAGCGGTAACCTCAAACAAGAAAAAACTGAAGGGAAAGATGCTGTTGTTGCAGTTGGGATTGGAGAGAATAATGAACGATTTGTAGTTTATAAATCCGGTCTTGTTCGGCGCTCCGTTTCCGGAAACTGGGAGACTGTGTATGAAGACCCAAAGCTTCGTAAAACAAATTCCATGTTCATAGGGTCGGATGGTGATGTGTGGTTCGCGACGAGCGACGGAATCTATGTCTATCGCCAATATTTTTCAAGATGGAAATATTGGAAACGCCCTCCTCCTGATTTTAAAAATACGACCAATGAAATTCTCAGAACAAGAGACGGAAAAATCTGGGTTGCAACTGCAAACGGAATTGACATCCACGATGAACATGAAAATATTCAGACGATAGAAAAAATTAATGGTGAACCGTTATTTGTTGTTACGGGACTTGCACAAGATAGTAGCGGTAATGTCTGGATTTCAAGCGGCTCCTCATTTATGGGAACGTACCGTTGGGATGGTAGAAAATGGGAATATTTTAATCCTTGGGATTCATCAGAGCAAGTCTGGATTCATAAAATTGTGGTGGATGCCCGGAAACGTATTTGGTTTCTTGGACTTGGAAAATATTCTCCAAGACATGGAACAAAACAGCCCGGTGCGTACATGTATGAACATGGACGGTTCACCCATTATGGAGAACAAGACGGTTTGCTCAGCGGGAGAGTGTATTCATTTGCGTATGCCCCCGACAGTTCTGTTTGGTTCGGAACATATAAGGGAATTACTCATCTGAAAAATGGAAATTGGAAACATTGGACAACAAAGGAGTTGAATGTTAGCAGAGTCTTCACCATTGCGCTTAGTAGAAGTGGTTGCCTGTGGTACGGCGATAATGATTTTATTGCAAACGGTCTTGGTTGTATCACGCCCGATGGAACAATGAAGCAATATACAATTGACGATGGATTGTTAAACAACAACATCTGGGATATTGAAATAGATAGACACGAAAATATTTGGATTTCAACCCAAAGCGGAATTAGTTGTTTTAGTAATGAGTCGTTTATTAATTATGATGAACACTCCGGTCTGAAATCTTCCGGCGGAAATTGGCCCATCCTTCCGTTAGAGGATAATGTTTATGTAGGAACAACAGGCGAAGGAGTTGCTATCTTGAAAAGGAATGTGGAGATGACTCCTCCGCCAAGAATCATTTTCGATTCTCCAATCATTGAAGAGCATAGCGCGTTGGTACGATGGAAAGCGCTGGCATTTTTTGGTGAGTTATCTCCCGAAGACATCCCGACAAGATACAGACTGAATCATGGAACATGGTCGGCGTGGTCGAAGACTCATGAAGTAACATTGAAAGGATTGGAACATGGAGAATATATCATTCAGGTACAATCAAAAGGATTGTTGGGGGCGGTAAATACCGAGGGAAACCTTGCAACATTTACCATTGCACCGCCGGTGTATCTTCGTCCGATATTTTATTATCCTGCCGGAGCGACATTTATCCTTGTAAGCGTTTTA
This window of the Ignavibacteriota bacterium genome carries:
- a CDS encoding PAS domain S-box protein, yielding MIGILIFFICSEEVCLSQRYEFDDPTRWIHFTTESGLPSNDVAQIFEGSNGTMWSSTPHGISWFDGFEWRPILSDSPDNQLPPGGILGEIKDSLLVHGSDGSLYIGNRVFRKLPVENVDDVALLHDSLIIVRKQEQLWQFKNNHLSLYHHPDKSFPSRVFLLIPVRKGTAFLDATSGLCRFTKHSITFMFNNSRDRVGLNFIQENKSGNGIISIKQPSISRGVWSWDSSGNLKQEKTEGKDAVVAVGIGENNERFVVYKSGLVRRSVSGNWETVYEDPKLRKTNSMFIGSDGDVWFATSDGIYVYRQYFSRWKYWKRPPPDFKNTTNEILRTRDGKIWVATANGIDIHDEHENIQTIEKINGEPLFVVTGLAQDSSGNVWISSGSSFMGTYRWDGRKWEYFNPWDSSEQVWIHKIVVDARKRIWFLGLGKYSPRHGTKQPGAYMYEHGRFTHYGEQDGLLSGRVYSFAYAPDSSVWFGTYKGITHLKNGNWKHWTTKELNVSRVFTIALSRSGCLWYGDNDFIANGLGCITPDGTMKQYTIDDGLLNNNIWDIEIDRHENIWISTQSGISCFSNESFINYDEHSGLKSSGGNWPILPLEDNVYVGTTGEGVAILKRNVEMTPPPRIIFDSPIIEEHSALVRWKALAFFGELSPEDIPTRYRLNHGTWSAWSKTHEVTLKGLEHGEYIIQVQSKGLLGAVNTEGNLATFTIAPPVYLRPIFYYPAGATFILVSVLLFMLQFSKIRRRKELAVSEEKFRAVATNTASAILVFEEKRFLFANHSAETMTEFTHGELMNKSFWEIIHPEMLDEIEEFMKKWLTETSVPRRFECKILTKNYKTKWLDVTAARIRFMNTVAVIVSAFDITEKKKAEESLRESEERYRIITELVADYAYLDRIEEDGTLTVLWITESLYRLTGYTVEEMKAPGFFQHYVHPDDIEEALMYMQKLLTGESVSHDVRVRKKDGTVIWVHNESRPIWNDTHTRVAFIYGAAHDITQRKLDEEQKRALTSELIQTEERERRRMAVYLHDIIGHHLAEGKLRLREIMKSEISDGFTKQLEELRHNLDNAIKDSRALTFELSPPALQDVSFDLAVKFLAEQLMSKHNINLRIEHDEQSISLEPQMKVLLYYAIRELFFNVIKHAHATEVKLCMSRNETEFRITIEDNGTGFDVQEALTRTKGDSGFGLKNVYERMEHIGAKFDIISAPLKGTRVIIAVPMKRKRSET
- the prfA gene encoding peptide chain release factor 1, producing MFDRLEQVAARYAEVTQLLSEPSVINNQDRYRELSKEHSELTPIVQSYERFKKMRGDVAGLREIVDSSDDVEMRDLAQSEMKEAEAKLFAMEEELKALLIPKDPNDDKDCIMEIRGGTGGEEAALFAADLYRMYTRFAERSGWKAELLDWNDTGLGGFKEVVFAIRGKHAFGTLKFESGVHRVQRVPETEAQGRVHTSAATVAVLPEVEDVEVDINPADLQFDTYRAGGKGGQNVNKVETAVRITHKTSGIVVACQQERSQLKNRELAMKMLRSKLYEKKLNEQTAEISAQRRSMVKSGDRSDKIRTYNFPQNRMTDHRIGLTLYNLSEIIDGKLDEVIEQLTIADRAERLQAAE
- a CDS encoding DUF1385 domain-containing protein; protein product: MQNQEEIKTEADRSLYNYDPNNPLVVGGQAVIEGVMMRAPGRIATAVRRSNGDIVVKSQEHKSLGERYPVFKLPILRGAVGLIEMLFVGIETLNFSAEVAMQDADAEEQSKKNGKAKKKEPASKLKLALTVLFSLAVGIGIFFVGPLFITTKLFDVEQEAFWFNITAGAIRITILIAYMSAIALMKDVKRLFQYHGAEHKLVFTFEQKAPLTSESAVRYTRFHPRCGTSFVLIVMLVAILLFAVLDTLLIMWLGKMTLLVRILTHLPLIPLVGGVSYEFIRWSAKRSETTFGKFLVAPGLWMQRITTNEPDASQLEVAAVAIKCALGMDVGQQVTYVQHANELVAANS
- a CDS encoding nucleoside deaminase codes for the protein MSQPHEYWMQQALREAENALSRNEVPVGAVVVHEGIIIGKGSNQTEMLQDPTAHAEIIAITAAASYLENKWLENCTLYVTLEPCTMCAGAIVLARIPFLIFGAYDPKAGACSSLYTITNDPRLNHRVPTKGGVLEEKCSGILREFFLKKRTV